The following coding sequences are from one Patescibacteria group bacterium window:
- the efp gene encoding elongation factor P, whose protein sequence is MLNFNEIKLGSTLKFNNEPYIVIFAQHLKMGRGGAILKTKLKNLINGSVLEHSIKGSDKMEEADLERTKASFLYSEGSDYFFMDESDFEQFSLNKNILGDKVRFLKEGTIVNILNFEKKPVAIELPTKVELKVTSAPPGIKGDTAQGGTKAVTVETGATINAPLFINNDDIIRVNTETGEYVERV, encoded by the coding sequence ATGTTAAATTTTAATGAAATCAAATTAGGTTCCACTCTAAAATTTAATAATGAACCATATATTGTTATTTTTGCCCAGCATTTAAAAATGGGCAGAGGCGGAGCTATTTTAAAAACAAAATTAAAAAATTTAATTAATGGAAGTGTTTTAGAGCATTCTATAAAAGGTTCTGATAAAATGGAAGAAGCTGACCTAGAAAGAACAAAGGCAAGTTTTTTATATAGTGAAGGAAGCGATTATTTTTTTATGGACGAAAGCGATTTTGAGCAATTTTCGCTTAATAAAAATATATTGGGAGATAAAGTCAGATTTTTAAAAGAAGGGACAATAGTAAATATTTTAAATTTTGAAAAAAAACCTGTTGCGATTGAATTGCCAACCAAAGTTGAATTAAAAGTAACATCAGCCCCGCCAGGGATTAAAGGAGACACGGCGCAAGGAGGCACAAAAGCAGTAACAGTTGAAACGGGAGCGACAATAAACGCTCCGCTATTTATTAACAATGATGATATTATAAGAGTTAACACGGAAACAGGGGAATATGTTGAAAGGGTTTGA
- the rpsR gene encoding 30S ribosomal protein S18, translated as MNKKINTPQKIYCHFCVNNIQEIDYKNIQLLRRFISSYAKIRPKRKSHVCSKHQRKLAKAIKRARIMALLPFVSR; from the coding sequence ATGAATAAAAAAATTAATACACCTCAAAAAATTTATTGTCATTTTTGTGTAAATAATATACAAGAGATTGATTACAAAAATATTCAACTTTTGCGGCGTTTTATTTCTTCTTACGCCAAAATCAGGCCAAAAAGAAAAAGCCATGTTTGCTCAAAGCACCAAAGAAAATTGGCAAAAGCCATAAAAAGAGCGCGCATCATGGCGTTGCTTCCGTTTGTTAGCAGATAA
- a CDS encoding single-stranded DNA-binding protein, protein MDLNKAMIIGRLTRDPDVRTIPSGQTVASFSVATNLTWMDQSGQKQEKVEFHNVVAWRKLAEICGQYLKKGKKVYIEGRLQTRDWVGQDDVKRYRTEIVAINMIMLDRVENSQFGQNQPNYETSQNQSAKNDTEPVIEIPDDENKQAGKQQSNSNDINVEDIPF, encoded by the coding sequence ATGGATTTGAACAAAGCAATGATTATTGGCAGATTAACACGGGATCCTGACGTTAGAACCATTCCTTCGGGGCAAACAGTCGCGTCTTTTTCAGTAGCAACTAATTTAACTTGGATGGATCAATCAGGCCAAAAACAAGAAAAAGTTGAATTTCACAATGTTGTTGCTTGGAGAAAATTGGCGGAAATATGCGGACAGTATTTAAAAAAAGGAAAAAAAGTGTATATTGAAGGCAGACTGCAAACAAGAGATTGGGTAGGACAGGATGATGTAAAAAGATATCGCACTGAAATTGTAGCTATTAATATGATTATGCTAGACCGCGTTGAAAATTCTCAATTCGGGCAAAATCAGCCTAATTACGAAACATCTCAAAATCAAAGCGCTAAAAATGACACAGAGCCTGTAATTGAAATTCCAGATGATGAAAATAAGCAAGCAGGAAAACAACAATCTAATAGTAATGATATAAATGTGGAGGATATACCATTTTAA
- the rpsF gene encoding 30S ribosomal protein S6 yields the protein MNYEILYIIPAKYSETEIQEIDKKILSILKECGASVVKTDNWGKKKLAYQIKQYRYGYYTLVIFFAETDVVKKITQKLNINQDIIRFQIVKEIKQLKRVKKIKTEPKIEKVKEEDKKIEDKKSEKIETKDTEEKEKKIEKNKDNKKNPQAGGKEKKSEKKDLSIDELDEKLDKLLNDAI from the coding sequence ATGAACTACGAAATTCTTTACATTATTCCCGCTAAATATTCTGAAACAGAAATTCAGGAAATAGATAAAAAAATTTTGTCTATTTTAAAAGAATGCGGGGCATCTGTCGTAAAAACAGACAATTGGGGCAAGAAAAAATTAGCTTATCAGATAAAACAATATCGTTATGGGTATTATACATTAGTTATATTTTTTGCTGAAACAGATGTTGTTAAAAAAATTACGCAAAAATTAAACATTAATCAGGATATTATAAGATTTCAAATTGTGAAAGAGATTAAACAGTTAAAAAGAGTAAAAAAAATAAAAACAGAGCCAAAAATTGAAAAAGTAAAAGAAGAAGATAAAAAAATAGAAGATAAAAAATCAGAAAAAATAGAAACAAAAGATACAGAAGAAAAAGAAAAAAAGATTGAAAAAAATAAAGATAACAAAAAAAATCCGCAAGCTGGCGGAAAAGAAAAAAAATCAGAAAAAAAAGATCTTAGCATTGACGAGTTAGACGAAAAATTAGACAAATTATTAAACGACGCTATATAA